The genomic stretch TACCTCTTCTGCCCTGGCCGAAGGTAGCCTAGAACGTGTTAGCGAACCAAACTTGATGCCCTACACAATTGTGGACGGCACATCTATTCCTAAGTCCTTTACGGGCAAGCCGGGTAACCCGGCAAATGGGAAAAAGCTGTTTGTACATCGCAAAAAAGGCAACTGCCTGACATGTCACACAGCCCCAATTCCAGAACAACAATTTCATGGACAGGTTGCACCGGATTTGGACGGTGTGGCTGATCGGATGAGCGAAGGCGAAATTCGCCTGCGTGTGGTTAACCCCAAACTGAGCAACCCCGATACTCCAATGATGGCGTACTACAAAACCCATGGCTTGAACCAAGTCAAAAAGAGTTTTGTTGGTAAACCAATGTTAAACGAGCAAGAGCTCGAGGATGTCATCGCTTATTTGATGACGCTTAAGTAAATCAAGGATGTGAGGGGAAAACCTTCACAAATTTTAAGAGAGGCCTTTAATGACCAAAGTAACTGAAAAGTCAAAGCTGAGCCGCCGCGACGTACTTAAAGTCGCTGGTGTTGGCACGGTTGCAGCCATGGGTGCTGCGACACTTGCCCGTTCTGCTCATGCGACACCCGCTGATGTTGATGCTTATTTCAAAAATGTAAAAGCTGCGGGTGCAAAAGCATCTAAAGTGACCGTTGACGGTCCTGAAATCGCAGAAAACGGGAACACTGTTCCGGTTGAAGTATCTGTTGATGCACCGATGACTGACAAAGAATATGTGAAAACAATCTTTGTGGCAGCTGAAGGTAACCCTTCACCGGAAGTTATCACTTTTAATCTGACGCCCGCGTCTGGTTCTGCACGTGTGAAATTCCGTGTTCGTCTGGCAACAACGCAAAAAATTCGCGCTGTGGCAATGATGAATGATGGTCGCACCTTTACAGGCGAAAAAGAAATCAAAGTAACCATCGGCGGCTGCGGCGGCTGATCAGGTTTAACTGTTAGAAGATTATAAGGATTAAAAGTTATGGCAAAAGCACCTAAGCCTCGCGTGAAAGCGCCGAAAAAGGCAGAAAAAGGCGACGTTGTTACGATTAAAACAACAATTTCCCACCGTATGGAATCTGGTCAGCGCAAAGGCAAAGACGGCAAGAAAATTCCAAAGCGTATCATCAATAAATTTGAAGCGCTGTTTAACGGTAAAACCATCATGAGCGCCGATCTGTTCACGTCAATTTCTGCAAACCCGTATATCGATTTCGACATGCTGGTCACAGAAGCAGGTCAGTTTGAGTTTAAATGGTATGACGATAATGGCGATGTCTATACCAAAAAGTCGAAAATGAAACTGGGCTAATTTCGTCTTCGGGGGGAGATGGGGGTGCCCTTTGGTGAAAATAAAATCAAAGGGCGTAAGCCTTAAAAAAATAATTTTCGGGAGGTTCATCGAATGAAGATGAGTAAAGCCAAAACACCTATCGCCCTTGCGGTTGGAATCTTGTTAGGTCTGGGCGCATCCAATGCGTTTGCAGATGGTCATATGAATGATGTGGTTCATATCATGCCTCAGACTGATCCAGTTGAAAAAGGCATGGAAATGTATGCCCATGGTGAGGCACGCAGTGGCCTGACATATGCCAGTGAAGAAACCCGCACCTTACAAGCCGATGACTTTGAAAACCCCGCTTTTTTGTGGGTTGAAAAGTCAGAAGAAGAATGGTCCAAAGTTGATGGTGATGCAGGTAAGTCCTGTCAAACCTGTCATGGTGATGTGTCTGAGATGAAGGGCGTGGGTACACAATATCCAAAGTACGACCCTGAAGTTGATGATCTGTTGAACTTGGAAAAACGCATTAACATGTGTCGCTCTGAAGGAATGCAGGCCACACCATGGAAATGGGAGTCAGACGAGCTTCTTGGCATGACCGCATTGGTTAAAATGCAGTCACGCGGGATGCCTGTTAAAGTCGATATCGAAGGTCCG from Candidatus Terasakiella magnetica encodes the following:
- the soxX gene encoding sulfur oxidation c-type cytochrome SoxX, whose protein sequence is MRSRNLKRTVAYAIACGVIGSVAFGTSSALAEGSLERVSEPNLMPYTIVDGTSIPKSFTGKPGNPANGKKLFVHRKKGNCLTCHTAPIPEQQFHGQVAPDLDGVADRMSEGEIRLRVVNPKLSNPDTPMMAYYKTHGLNQVKKSFVGKPMLNEQELEDVIAYLMTLK
- the soxY gene encoding thiosulfate oxidation carrier protein SoxY — protein: MTKVTEKSKLSRRDVLKVAGVGTVAAMGAATLARSAHATPADVDAYFKNVKAAGAKASKVTVDGPEIAENGNTVPVEVSVDAPMTDKEYVKTIFVAAEGNPSPEVITFNLTPASGSARVKFRVRLATTQKIRAVAMMNDGRTFTGEKEIKVTIGGCGG
- the soxZ gene encoding thiosulfate oxidation carrier complex protein SoxZ, whose amino-acid sequence is MAKAPKPRVKAPKKAEKGDVVTIKTTISHRMESGQRKGKDGKKIPKRIINKFEALFNGKTIMSADLFTSISANPYIDFDMLVTEAGQFEFKWYDDNGDVYTKKSKMKLG
- the soxA gene encoding sulfur oxidation c-type cytochrome SoxA; its protein translation is MKMSKAKTPIALAVGILLGLGASNAFADGHMNDVVHIMPQTDPVEKGMEMYAHGEARSGLTYASEETRTLQADDFENPAFLWVEKSEEEWSKVDGDAGKSCQTCHGDVSEMKGVGTQYPKYDPEVDDLLNLEKRINMCRSEGMQATPWKWESDELLGMTALVKMQSRGMPVKVDIEGPAKEYFEKGMEYYNKRVGQMDLACKHCHVDQNGNYMRAELLSQGQANGFPTYRLKWQKLGSLHRRFRGCNNNIRATKLKPGSPEYMALELYVTWRGNGLPVETPSVRK